The Arachis ipaensis cultivar K30076 chromosome B10, Araip1.1, whole genome shotgun sequence DNA window TTACCTGCAGGTACATGAGTCAAGCTTCCAATTGCAAAGCCTTGCTTTTGAAGAAACCACTTTGAAGCATTGTCCTTCCAAACAAACTTGGTTGAAAACTCAGCATAAGTTAGACTTTAAGCATAGGGATATGACATGTTCGCTGCCATCCATCTCAAAGACATGGACTTATGAGATACTGCTCTTTCGACGGTATCATTCACATTACAAGTTTCACTATAAATCACAGGTTTCTCATCCTCCAAATAGAATGGAAGTCTAATCACAAATGattctttctcttggatttcaTATCCAAATAAACGTCAGACTGCTTCACATGCCAAAATGTAACTACAATCATAGTAATTCCTAATTTCATCAACAACTTGTGTGGCTTCTGACGAATCACCAGCGTTGTATAAGGTAGCTGTTACGCGATCATTGCCCTTATGTATATACTTAAACAGGTACTTAATAGCACTTGTTTGACATGTGTATTCTACATTTATGTTGCCCCCAAACTTGAGCAACTTTCATATTATACGGAACAATGAACTTATTGTCTAGCACACATTTCATTTTCTTCATAATTCAACCGTTATCAGTGCGCCTATATTTGGGAAATCCAGCTTTATCAATGGGTGTTTGCTGCCTAAACTCTTTGGGATAAAACTTTGAACAGGATCCATTCTTCACGCAAGGTGAATTCTTGTTGTACGGACCACATGGACCATGTACCATGTACCATGTAATTTCGAACAGCTCCATGTAGATTTCGCCTTTCATTTTCATCAGGAATCTCAGCTGTTATATGTTTGTCTATGTCATCTGGTATTTGTGGCTTGAACTTGTTACTCATGAATAAAAGGATATGTGCATACGAAAGCCCTCTCTTTCGAAACTCTATAGTGCAAACatctgaaaattgaaaaagacaaATGAGTAAAACATTACAACATAAGATTTTAATAAAGTGTTACATAAACACGGACTTACATCCCAAAATTTTGCCaaagatttttctcttttttaggtCATCAATCAAACCATCAAGCTTGATTTTGAAAACTCGACACAATATATCAGGGTGGTCTTCTGCCTTTAATCCAATGGGAGTCACTTCTTTTTTTATCTCATCCCATTCAGGGTTACAGGTCATAGGGATAAAATAGCTAGGATATCCTGCATATCTGCGAATTGCGAATGCATCTTTGCAATTATTCATCATGTACCTGGGTCAACTGATAAAAGTACTAGGAAGAATGATTCTTTTGCCAAGCCTTGCAGCATCTACATCCTTGATTATAAGACTTTAATGCAGACATTTATATTTATCAAGCTTCGAATGTGGTTGTTTACTCCTAAAGAATTTTAACCTCTCTGATTCCACCATTGTGTAGGCATCTACCAGAAACTGTTGGAATAATCTATTTGATCTCAGAATTAATGGAGATTCACCCGTCTTTTTCTGTAGTCGAAAAGCAAAGAATTGTCGCAAAGtgattgttttatttttctttgtaggCCTTGCAGAGATAGAATCTGATGTTGCAATACCCAAATAAAACCCATCCTTCCCATACGGAAACAATAATGGATATTGCAAGGTAAAATAAGATGGGTGAAAACCATCAATCCATTGGAGCTTTCTAGTATGACTTTCTATAATAATATCTCTATCTTTGCTTAGTTATTCGACATCGCTGACAATTAATGCAGTCACTCCAGATGcagatggcaagttgtatgtaatgtcatctgtagtccttttactAATTAACTTAAGCTTTATTTCTGTACAATTTTTCTGTTGGTACCTATCTCTTGCATAGCAAAAACTCTTTGCCAAACTATTATATTTATCTAGCATGTTTCTTAATATTGCCACAATTTCCCTATCTAGCTCATTTATAGCTTCATTGGAACTgcaaaaaaaataatgataaaatttATGTTATTCTCTCtcatagataaaaaaaataaaatgtttgaCTGGTTGCAAGAAAATTACCGAAGTGTGCCTATCCGATTATCAATCTCATTTTCTGTGTCATAGATATATAGCTGGAAAAATGTTGGTCACAAACTATCCAGACCAGACCCCAGTTTTGATGGTACAGTTTTGATGGTATCGTAGCCATCGGATAAACGNNNNNNNNNNNNNNNNNNNNNNNNNNNNNNNNNNNNNNNNNNNNNNNNNNNNNNNNNNNNNNNNNNNNNNNNNNNNNNNNNNNNNNNNNNNNNNNNNNNNNNNNNNNNNNNNNNNNNNNNNNNNNNNNNNNNNNNNNNNNNNNNNNNNNNNNNNNNNNNNNNNNNNNNNNNNNNNNNNNNNNNNNNNNNNNNNNNNNNNNNNNNNNNNNNNNNNNNNNNNNNNNNNNNNNNNNNNNNNNNNNNNNNNNNNNNNNNNNNNNNNNNNNNNNNNNNNNNNNNNNNNNNNNNNNNNNNNNNNNNNNNNNNNNNNNNNNNNNNNNNNNNNNNNNNNNNNNNNNNNNNNAAAGCTTAAAAATTGGAGGAGCAGTCCCGTTGTTCACCCCACGGTCAATTTTTTCGGCCATTGATGTAACACAAAATATTGAATTAAATACCCTTATATTTTTCAGAAAATGAATAATTCTTTGATCTCCTTCAATATGAAGCCGAATGATCTCATCAGGAGacataagaaataaaagaaactcGATCTTTCCTTCCATACAACATAATGAAAATTTTGGTTGCAGTAACTATTTGGATTCAGCAAGCCTTTCTTCAAACCACATCCATACTTTACAGTGTTGACATTGATAAATAGGATATCCTATATCCTACACATCTGCCGAATAAACTCTCTTTAGATACTCAGTTGTCATACCCATGCAATTTATTTCATGATGTACATACACAAAGATACAAATAAACATACAGATAAAATGTTTACATACCGTCTAAAGTTTCTGAGGATGATATAAAATAATCTTCTAAATCCACATCCAACATTGAATCATCATAAGCATTAAAAACTATaatcaataaaaattataaaaagtgaAAACATATATGTTGATATACTACTAATAATTCATATCTCTTGCAAACTACCAACTTAAATTCTTGATATAATGAAAAATTATCTTCATAATCAACAAAAGGGTCAATATTTTGGCCACTTTTTGTGTCACTGCTTGGTGGGTCCACCTTAACAGTCGATAAGTTTATATCTTCATAAAGTTGTGCCAAATTAATAACCACCGAAGCAACAACAGAGAAAGATTGTCTTTTTTGCTTCCAATTTATTGTAGAATTTCTTTACAAAAAGttaaattttattcaattaaACGTTAGACACTATAGGaaagaaaagaatataataatGATTACCATCTTTTCTAAATTACCTTTCTATTAGGCACGATCTTTGGGAGTCGCAGTGTGACGGAAGCTGATTTTGCAAAATGACTTTGCGTTAGATTATTGGTGGATCCTTGTACACTGGAGTATGCTAGAATTGTAATAAATCTATGTTATATAAATGATTCACGATGaagcatattttttttaaaatattggtGCATAAATGATTTAGTAATCATTAATTATACGTACTATTTGTTAACACGGACAGTGGAGTTCTTGTCAATGAGGAACCCGTTGATAGGGTTAAAAATTTATATGTTATCTCTTATGTAGAAGGTCTTACATAAGTAGGAGGAATATTTTTCTATCCAATTTCATGCAACGCACAGTGTACACTATACATAGAGAGTTGTTTCCCTATTAATGTGTAATgagaaatatataaaaaaaattatcattaaaTTGATATTTCAAAATTTAGATAAAAATGAGTCAATTACAATGAGAAAAATGTCACATTTATCTTCACTTGATTGTAAACTGAGAATATTAGATGAGGTACTAGTTTCTTGCACACTATTCTTTGACTTGTAGCAATATGTTGCACATTTTTATGTATGTCAAAATTTGTATTATTGCTATTCTTCCACATTGTTAagtcaagaaaaataaataaaacacaaataATTATTCGATTAAGTAATCTTGTATTTGGTTTTATATAATTTTAGTAGTGTACTTTCGCGGTTAACGAAAAAAATGTATtggtttagtttaatttaattatttttaaaattaataaactaaATCAATGATTATATATAtcatattatttaaaatataccAAGTCNNNNNNNNNNNNNNNNNNNNNNNNNNNNNNNNNNNNNNNNNNNNNNNNNNNNNNNNNNNNNNNNNNNNNNNNNNNNNNNNNNNNNNNNNNNNNNNNNNNNNNNNNNNNNNNNNNNNNNNNNNNNNNNNNNNNNNNNNNNNNNNNNNNNNNNNNNNNNNNNNNNNNNNNNNNNNNNNNNNNNNNNNNNNNNNNNNNNNNNNNNNNNNNNNNNNNNNNNNNNNNNNNNNNNNNNNNNNNNNNNNNNNNNNNNNNNNNNNNNNNNNNNNNNNNNNNNNNNNNNNNNNNNNNNNNNNNNNNNNNNNNNNNNNNNNNNNNNNNNNNNNNNNNNNNNNNNNNNNNNNNNNNNNNNNNNNNNNNNNNNNNNNNNNNNNNNNNNNNNNNNNNNNNNNNNNNNNNNNNNNNNNNNNNNNNNNNNNNNNNNNNNNNNNNNNNNNNNNNNNNNNNNNNNNNNNNNNNNNNNNNNNNNNNNNNNNNNNNNNNNNNNNNNNNNNNNNNNNNNNNNNNNNNNNNNNNNNNNNNNNNNNNNNNNNNNNNNNNNNNNNNNNNNNNNNNNNNNNNNNNNNNNNNNNNNNNNNNNNNNNNNNNNNNNNNNNNNNNNNNNNNNNNNNNNNNNNNNNNNNNNNNNNNNNNNNNNNNNNNNNNNNNNNNNNNNNNNNNNNNNNNNNNNNNNNNNNNNNNNNNNNNNNNNNNNNNNNNNNNNNNNNNNNNNNNNNNNNNNNNNNNNNNNNNNNNNNNNNNNNNNNNNNNNNNNNNNNNNNNNNNNNNNNNNNNNNNNNNNNNNNNNNNNNNNNNNNNNNNNNNNNNNNNNNNNNNNNNNNNNNNNNNNNNNNNNNNNNNNNNNNNNNNNNNNNNNNNNNNNNNNNNNNNNNNNNNNNNNNNNNNNNNNNNNNNNNCTGAAGATTTGAAGATTGTATAGTTTTAATATAATTTATAGTTtattaaatatgaatttaaaagAAAGACTTTTATAAAGATGAATAGTTATTTACAGTTGTTCaatcattaaattaaaatatttaaaaaattatgtataGTACAAATTACTTTGTAAATATTCTCGGCAATGATAATAGTTTAAATTGTATTTCtcgtaaaaaaaagagaaataaaaaaagtttcACAAAGAACACTCACTAGAAGCACAAAAAAAAGTAAATTCGTTATCATcaaatcttttttgttttcttgccAAAATTATCCTTCGTCTTAACCTTGCAATCTTGGATTGTATGATTGGAGTGGGATATATTACCATTATTAAGTCACTTATCCATAATGTACTTCTCCTGTAATAATGAGCTACAAatacaaattttaaaactttaataCAAATCTTgaagttaaattttaaatattcattAACTTACAATAATGATTATGTATTAATTAGTTTATGAAGTATCATTTTccacttaaaaaaataaaaaaattaatttttaaatatgtaaaaatatattAACAGTAACTTTTACTAGAGTCATGATGATTTAGTCTTCCATCACAATTCACTTCCCTTTCTTAGATTTGGATGAAGCTGACTTGTCTCCAGCCTCTTCCATATGTTTCTTAGCTTCGAGAATCTTAAAATTATGTTTCTCATCAATTGCAGATGATGGAGTTTTCATTTCAGACTCACTCTCACACGCCTGGGATACGCCATCATGTaccaataataataagaataataatattttagttaCTATATAGACTAAGTATCATTGTAATTATTTAAATTGTAAATTATTTGACACGAACCTTAGAAGGGTCGTATGGACCAGTAGACAAACGCAGTAGCTCAGAATTTTTATGCAACAAAAGACCCTACAAAACAATTGATTCAATAAAAAGACATCATCAAAATCTGGTTGATCTATTTTTGTGATactaaaaccaaagaaaaagttatTAGCATGAGGGGGTTATAGGGTCAGAATTGTATTTATCCAGGAAAGTAGAAACCAAAGAATTCTCATTAGTCATCCTCAGCACATGAATCACATATGGCTCATAAGAGTTCAAATTTCTCATCTTGAGTTGCATTTTGAAGATGAACTTAATATCTCTAAGCTTATTAATCTCTTCGGGATAAGAATTTTTCTCAACACCCTTCACATTTAGCAGAAAAAAGTTCATTCATGCtcttataaataataaatattaaggtAGAGTTcagaacaaataaaaaaaaaagtgattatGAGATCAAACCTTAGTCACACAAGATTGCCTTAGGTCAATGGCAGAAACTCCAAAAAATTTTGCAGCTTCTccatcaaacaaaataaaagagtCAGTGTCTGTATGGTCAATCACCCTTACGTGGATCTTATATCTATTATTCACCAAAGAATTTACAATTCAAGAACAATATACTACATAAATTATACTAATAATTAGGCTGCCTATAGTATGTTATTATTGAATTGGAcgcaattattttttttaatggctTATTCAAGAGTCTCGATCCCACACGGGAGATTAGTTTAATAGCACATCACAACCCCAAATAGCATGACCCACAAAAAGTACAATGTCACTTTGCTATACATATCCACCTCTAAATGACAATGAAACCCTTTCATTTGGTTAATTAGGTTTAACTCTTGATTTATGTTATGTTAGGAAAGAGATGGTTAGCCATACTT harbors:
- the LOC107620960 gene encoding uncharacterized protein LOC107620960 — translated: MNNCKDAFAIRRYAGYPSYFIPMTCNPEWDEIKKEVTPIGLKAEDHPDILCRVFKIKLDGLIDDLKKRKIFGKILGYVCTIEFRKRGLSYAHILLFMSNKFKPQIPDDIDKHITAEIPDENERRNLHGAVRNYMVHEKESFVIRLPFYLEDEKPVIYSETCNVNDTVERAVSHKSMSLRWMAANMSYPYA